TTGCCATTGATTCCCCAGCAAACGCTGAATGCAAATTGTCTGCAGTTTTTGAATTGTCCAGTTTTTTCATGATTTCACTCCAGTAAACTCTGTCCAAAGTTAGATTCAATCTAACTGCTGGGCAAAAATTTTTGACTTAATTGGCTACTTTTTGACTTCGCCGAAAATCGTCACATGATAGCTGTTGACCGAAAATTCAGGTGCCAGGTCAAGTTTCAGGGCTGAAACTTTGTGAGCGTCTATGTCGTACACCTGTCCGGTTTTCACATCTACAAAGTGATGGTGATCGGAAACGTTCGCGTCATACCGAACCCTACCGGGGTCAGTGATGACTTCCTTGATTACTCCGGCCTCGACCAGGGCGTTCAGTGTGTTGTAAACAGTTGCTCTGGAAAGCGATACAGGCAGTTTTGTTGATACAGCCTGGAATACTTCGTCGGCAGTCGGGTGGCAATCAGTGCCAACAAGATACTCAGCAATCACAGCTCGTTGAGCGGTTGGCTTGACGCCATGAGTAGTTAATAGCTCTTCTATGTGACTGGTCATATCCGGTTGGACTCCTTCTGTACTTAGAATAAGTCTAAGTTGCGACTTTGTCAACAGTGGATCGCGAAATTCAATACTTTCCTTATTTTAGCTGGTATGTGGGGCGTTCATGTAGTGCGAAGATTCAATATATTGATTCTGCCGCTTCAACTGCGATAGTCTGTGACTCCCGTGGAGCGAATGGCTGCTTGTTGGTCCCAGCTATTTCGGGCAGTACAGTTTCGGAGGTTGCATGTCACTACAGACTATTAAACAAGCGATTGCGGACAAGAAAATGACTTGCCCCGAGTGCAAGAAGCCCATCAAAGAGTTTGAGAAGTTTGTTGAGATGACTGCTTCAGTCTGGGATGGTGCCGGAGACTCCGGGCTCGAAACGAAAGGTTCCAAAGTCACTTTGATCTGCGGCAACAAGCCTTGCGCATGGAAAGAGCGCACCGAATTCTGGGAGAGTTTTATCGAAGAGTAGAGGTGGCGTTATTCCGCTTTGGTTTTCGATTCTTCAACGGCTTCAACGTAGCGAATCTTCTTTTCTTCAGCAGGTCGACTCTCGGCAGCAGCAGCTGCTGCGCTGGGTCCGGGATTTGATGAAACCGCCTTCTCTGCAATTTCGCGAGATTTTTCAGGCTCGGAGAGCGGCACTGTTTCTCTCGCTGCCAGAGCGTGAGATGCGGTTTGTTCGGTTTCAGCTGTAACTTTCGGTGCGTATTTCGCCTCTATTGCGTGAGCGCGTTTCAGATAGTTTGCAGCCTCTTGAGAGTTGCCGTTCATCTGATAAAGTTCTGCCAGACTTCGCAGTGCATCAGCTACTTGAGGGTTTTCAGGTCCGTAGAGCTTTTCGCGCGCGGCCAGAGATTTTTTCAAAAGTGGCTCAGCCAGCGTTGATTGACCCTGAAGTTTGTAGACCTCACCCAGTTTGCTGAGGTTGTGCATGTAGTCCTGATCGCCTTCAGGAGCAGAAGCTTTGTTTTGAATTGCTTGTTGATACTCAGCTTGAATGGCTGTCAGCTTTGTTTCCCGCGCCGCCAGACTTTCGAGAGCATCTGAAAGAGCCTTCGTCGCGATGCCGCGTTCATGCGCGTTGCCGTTCTCAACCATTGATTGCAGAGCTGAGACAGTGCCTGTGCTGGCGAAAATGTTGGCAAACTTGCCGGCTAGTTCCGGATTGGTCAGCTGAGACATGGCTAAAATAGCTGCTTTCTTGCTCTGCTCACTGCCCATCAAGTGGGGAATGAATTTTTCGATGGTCTGAATTTCTTGCAATCGCAGCTGCTGTTGGTTGAAGGCGTACGTGAAGTAGCCTCCCATCAAGAATATCAACATGCCTGAGATGATCGGCGCTACAGCGGCGATCTTGTCCCAGTTGTCTTTTACTATCGGTCTTGCAGCGTTGTTATCGCTGCTTGTGGTCGCAACAGAGGCTGTTTTGGTTGGTAAAGGTTGCTGCTCTTTAATTGAAAGATTTCGATCGTCGATTATCAGTTTCGCTGGTTTGTTTTTTTCTGAATCAGGTCGACTGTTGTTCTCAGCAATTTTAGTTACCGTTTCTACGCCCATTACAATGTTACCTCTGTGAAAGTGGCTTGCGCTCTATGTCGGGGCACTCGTCACCACAAAAGTATAAAACGCTGCTGACATCAGTGCAAACAAAAATTTCGATCTATCGATCGCTGATCTTTGCTATCGCAGGCTGCGTTTGCCGATTCGTAAGTATGTAAATGTGTGAAGTGATTGCATCGTTCAGACCGTGTAAACTTTGCGATCTGTTCGGTTAACTGAATCTTTTTGGAGGCTTATCTATGCGGGCGATTGTGATTGCTAGGGGTGGCGCGGACGTGCTTGAATGCGCCGACGTAGAGAAGCCGGTTGCCCAGAGAGGCGAAGTACTCGTCAGGGTACACGCCACTGCCGTTAACCGTGCCGACATCGTCCAGCGTGAAGGGCGGTATCCTGCACCGGCAGGAGTGCCGGCCAACATCCCTGGTCTGGAGTATGCCGGACAGGTGGAGGATGTCGGAGATGCCGTGACTGATCTCAAAGTCGGAGACAGGGTCTTCGGGCTTGTTGGCGGCGGCGCATATGCTGAATATCTGGTCGTGCATGCTCGCGCCACGAGCAAAATACCAGCGCATCTGTCATATGAAGAAGCAGCCGCATATCCTGAGGCTTTTATCACCGCATATGATGCCATGGTGTCGCAATGTCGCCTGAGTGCCGGGGAGACTGTGTTGATTAGTGCCGCCGCCAGTGGTGTCGGCACGGCTGCCGTTCAAATTGCCAATGCCATCGGCGCACGTCCGATTGGCACTACAAGAAGTGCAGTAAAAGCCAAGCGTCTCAGAGAATTAGGTTTGGAAGAGGTGATAGTAAGCGCCGATTCCAATTTTGCAGACGATGTTCTGAAAGCGACAAAGGGTGCTGGTGTGGATGTAGCGCTGGAGCTGGTCGGTGGCGACTACATCTCTCAAAATCTCAAGTGTGTGGCGTCTCGTGGTCGAATCGTGCTGGTAGGTCTGGTGGGCGGGGTTTCCTGTCAGTTGAATCTGGGGCTGTTACTGAGCAAGCGCATTGAGCTGCGTGGTACTTCATTGCGCGCTCGTCCTCTCGAAGAGAAGATTGCGGTAGCTCAAACGTTCAGTCGTTCTCTAGTTCCATTGATTGAAGAAGGCAAGCTGAAAGGCGTGATCGATAAAACGTTCCCGCTCGAAGATGCGGCGGCAGCGCACAAATTTCTCGAGAGCAATGAAAGTTTTGGGAAAGCAGTCTTGAAAGTCTAGACAGGAAAATTTGGGTCGAACTTATGCAGCTTCTGGGCAAGGCGTTCATAGTAAGATTGCAGCCACTTCCCTGCCAGTGACTGTTCTTCGCCACTTATGTCTGCGCTTTGTGTATTGCTGTCCTGGGCCAGCTTGAATCGTTTGGCGCGCTCCTGATTCTTGCTGGAACGCAAATTTTGCAGGTCAGCCAGTTGTGGATAACGCTGCTGGAGCTGTTCAAGACTGGCGTCTATCGCAAAGTCCGGCGAGTGCTCTTCGCTCATTAGTTTATGTCCAAGGGGTAGATGCAGACTAATTTAAAGGGTTTTCAAGGGTTTGTCACTACGGCAAATACGCAAAATTTTCCAATAATCGATACCGGAAGTGGTGGCGACAGATTCGTGCCCTTTCGAGTTCGAAATCCTCAAATCGCGCACGACGCTCAGGTTTGATTGTAGTCGGCACGTCGTGAGTATTTAGTGACAAACTGGGTGAGCGGCCGCTTTTTGTCGATTTTCAGGGGTCGGTAGGGTCCTTGTATATCTGGTGGACATGCCGGAGTGCTGGGCTGAGAACCCACAAGCTTAGAAATCAGAGCTTGGAAATCAGAGCTTAGAACCGCTTATAACTACCGCGTTTAAATGATTCCAGCCTTGAGCAAATCTTTCAAATGAATCAAACCAGTCGGTCGTTCTTTCTCATCTAGAATGAGCAGGTCTGAAATAGCGTGCTTTTCCATGACTCGCAATGCTTCGACTGCCAGTGACCTGGTCGAGATTGTTTTCGGATTTTTGGTCATAATCTGTTCTGCAGTTTTTTCAAATGCAGCGGCAGCGTGATTGACTAAGGCCCGACGTAAATCACCGTCGGTGATGATGCCTTGTAGTTTGCCGTCGTCATCACATACCGAAGTGAAGCCCAGTCGACGTTTGTCAATTTCCTGAAGCACGTTTGTATAGCCGGAAGATATATGCACAGTTGGAACTTCCTGCTCCGGACGCATGATGTCGGCTACCGTAATGAGTTGCTGCCCAAGACTTCCGCCGGGATGGCTGCGAGCAAAGTCTTCGGCTCTAAAACCTTTTTGCGACATCAGCACCATAGCTAGTGCGTCTCCCATCGCCAGAGCTGCAGTCGTGGAAGAGGTGGGTGCCAGATTGAGTGGGCAAGCTTCTCGAGCCACACCAACATCTAGAATTGCATTACTGTGTTTCGCCAGGGTGGAGTTTTTGTTGCCGGTCAGAGCAATGATGGGAATACCGAGACGTTTAATTGGGTCCAGAGCCAGTTTGATTTCGCTAGTTTCACCGGAGCCAGACAGGGCAACGACGATATCTTTCTCGTCGAGCATGCCGAAATCACCGTGCCGCAACTCGGCAGGATGAACAAAAAATGCCGGAGTGCCAGTTGATGCGAAAGTGGCGGCAAGTTTCGTAGCTATATGCCCAGACTTGCCCATGCCGGTAACAACGACCTTGCCCGCGCAGGCGCTGAGGAGCTTAACGGCCAGGTCGAACTGTTCGTCGAGTCTCTGGGCTACCGCTGCAATCGCCAGTGCTTCCATCTCGAGCACAGCTTTGCCCTGGGCTCTTAAGGCCGATTCTGTCGGCGCGTGGCTGGGTTCGAAATTGACCGCTGGCGTTGGAATTTCCTGTGCTGACTCTTTAGAATTAGGCATCCTGGTCTCTTTGATTCTTGACAAGCCGTCTTGTCGAACATGGGCATTCTAGCTTTTATGGCTCATCGTTTTCTTGACAAATATTCAGGTTGGGCGGAGGTGCCGGTACCTGAGCAAAATAATGGGGTATGAAGCCAGTAGCAGTGAACCTTTTCAGTGTCCAAGATAAATAAAGGAATTTGAATAACTCTGATGGCTGTCATTTTTTCGCGTGGCGACAAGCTAGAAAACGGTCACTACACGGTAGTCAAAGAGCTCGGCGTGGGCGGCATGGGTGTTGTCTACCATTGCCGAGACGAGCAACTGATGAGGGATGTGGCTATCAAAATGCTGCTGCCCGAGTTGATGACCGATAAGTCAAACGTTGAAATTTTCAGACAGGAAGCCAGGCTTGCCGCGCAATTAGAACATCCCAATATCGTTACGGTGTACGAAATTGGTGTAGAGGAGCGGCAAAAGAAGCAACACCATTACGTGTCAATGGAATATTTGCCGGGCGGAAACCTCGCCAATCGTGTCGTGAGTGGACCTCTAGCTGTCGAGCACTGTCTCAACTGGATGAAGCAATTGGCTTCGGGGCTTACTTTCGCCCATAAGCGCGGGGTGATTCACCAGGACATCAAAGCTGACAACATTTTCATAACCACCGAAGGTGATTTGAAGATTGGAGATTTCGGTCTGGCCAGACTTCTTGTTGGTCGGGTTCACTACAACTCGGCCACCAAAGGCATGGGCACTCCTGCCTACATGTCACCTGAACTGTGCAGGGGAGAGCCTCAGGATCACCGGTCGGATATTTATTCACTGGGAGTTCTTTTCTTCGAAATGGCCACCGGGCAGTTGCCGTTTCGTGCGGGCGGAATGATCGAGATGGCAACTAAACATTCGTCTGCGCCGATTCCTTCCGCTAAGCGGATCAATCCGCTTATCCCCGACATCTTAGACAAAGTAATCCGTCGCATGATGGCTAAAACGCCTGAAGAACGCTATTCAAACATGTCGGAAGTTTTGACCATTCTTGATGACTTGATTTTTGAATTGCGTGTCGCCAGGTTAGGGCTGGGCAATCGACCTTTGTTGCGTTCAGGACCGGTGCAAGTCGACCCCCTGTTGCAGCAGCAGTTTATTCAGGCTAAAAGCGCTGAAGTCGAGACAAGTGCCAGTTTGAGCCCGGTCACTGCTCTGGATGGCACGTGGGCGCGCTCGCCTGGCGACGTGGCTCGGTCAGAGTCTCAAAATTTGAGACTGCCTGAGGTGGCAGAAGTGCGCACCGGTCAGTCGAATCTACCCAGATCCGAGTCGGAAGAGTTGATGGCTCAACTGGAAAGCAGCGTTGCCGAGCAGGCGCGACTTGAAAAATTGACCGGCAAGCCGCATACGGAGCCGGTTCGTCAGCCTCGTAAACAGACAGATTTTGTTGTATCGCAGCGAATATCTAAGCAGCCGAACAGCTCCAACATCTCTGCTGCACCCATAGATCAGCGCCGTGTCGACCAGCCGGGAACGAATGCGCCTGTGGTCAATGCTGCGAAGGAGTCGACTTCAGCCAGCAAGAACACGCATGGACAGCCTGATTTTAATCAACCGTCAGGAAAAACTCCTCTCGCTGCTCCCAGGAGCGGGGCACCTCCTGTAACACCATCGCAGGCGGCGCCAGTTTCTGCTGGAGCACCACCGACGATACCGTCGGTGACGCAGCCGCGTATTTCCTCGTCTGGGCTCAAGGCTGTACCGGCTGGATCATTGCGAGCACCGATCGACCAGATCTGGACCTTTAAAACTCGCGGTCCAATTGGCTGGTCTTCGTCTCCGGTCATCGATAAAGACAATAGGATTATTTATTGTGCTTCCTCTGACTGTCATGTATATGCGCTCGACGCCAATTCTGGAGAACTAATCTGGAAGTACGATAGCGGCGGTCCAATTTTGTCGAGCCCGGTGATTAGCGGAGACAGGATATCTGTCTTTAACGCCACCGGTAAAGTTGTCACTTTGTCAGCAAAAACTGGCGCTAAGGCCTGGAGTTTCTCTTGTGAGGATGAGTTGCTCACCACGGCTGTAAGTTACAAAGATTGTTTGATTGTGCCAACAGCCAAGGGTCGTCTCGTATGTCTGGATCAAGCCAGTGGCATTATTCGTTGGCAGCAGCAAATGAATGAGCCGATAGTTTCAGCTCCACAACGCCACGCCGATCTTTTGCTTTTTGGCACCAAGAGTGGTTACTTCCACGCAGTTTCTGCCGACAATGGCAAAAGCATCTGGACGTTTGAGACTGCGTCGGCAATTGTCGCCAGTCCTGCTGCTTCAGTTGACAGTGTCTATTTCGGAACCTCTAACGGAGTCTTTTATGCGCTTGAGGCAGACAACGGCAATTTGATCTGGGAGTATCCAACCGATAAGCCGGTTGTCTCGCGCGCTGTGATTGCTTTTACTTCGGTGATTTTTGCCAGCCACGATAAATGGCTATACTGCTGCGAGAAGTATGACGGCAGCTTGAAGTGGAAGGGTGCGGTGCGCGGCAAGGTGATAGCCAATCTCATTGTCTACAAAGACCTTGTTCTCAGCGCCAGTCATGAAGGATGGCTGCAAGCATTCTCTTCTAAGACTGGAGAAATAAAATGGCAGAAAGATACCGAGCGCTGCCTTGAATCTGCACCGCTTGTGGTGAATGACAAGCTCTATATGGGCTCTGTTGAAGGTGAACTGGCTGCCTACTCTTTTCATGACGTTTGATTCTTGCGAGAACCTTGTATTTAACCAGCTAATTGATGGGCGTCTCGTATAATTAGCGGTTCGATTTATTACTAACAAGGAAGAATCATGACAAGAATCGTTGCTGGGCTCGTATCGCTTGTGACGGCCCTGGTTTGTTGCTCCGCGGCACTAGCTGTTGACTATCCTAAAAAGGCATTTGACGCCTCTTATGACCTGACCGCCCCGACCGGGAACAACACGATGCGCATGTGTTCTGATGGCAAGGGGCGCATGAGAACTGAGACCGTTACCCCAGGCGCCAGAGTCGTTACCATCTCTGATTATCCGAACCTTGTCTCCATTACTATTCTTGACGCTCAGAAAATGGCCATCAAGAGCAAACTAACAGCCGACAGTTATCAGGGGTCCGAGAGTGCCGATATGAAAAAGAAGGGCGCCAAGGACATCGGTAATAAAGTGGTAGCTGGACATCCATGCCACGGCTGGGAATATAACCAACCTGCAACCAAAACCGTCACTCAAGTCTGGATAGGTAATGACATCGATTGGTTGGTGCAATCAAATACTCAACTTCCAAACGGCAAAAGTGTAATGACACTGAAGACTTTTGCAGCGAAAGCTCCGGATGCGTCTTTGTTTTCGATGACGGTGCCGGCCGGCTATAAAGTGAACGGACCTTAGGTTCCCTCCGCCCGTCCCACTTTTGTCGGTGTCAGTCTATCTAGGCGCTGAATAGCTTCAGGGGAAGATATGGGAAACTTCTACTCAAACATAACTCTCAGTACTGGTGAACGGGATAAAGTCATCAACTTTCTGATAGAGCAGAAACGGCATACGTTCGTCTATCCCATCGATGACTTTATCTGCGTTTTTCCAAAACACGACTCAGTCCTATTCGAATTGGCTGAACAGTTAT
Above is a genomic segment from Candidatus Melainabacteria bacterium containing:
- a CDS encoding NAD(P)H-quinone oxidoreductase, whose protein sequence is MRAIVIARGGADVLECADVEKPVAQRGEVLVRVHATAVNRADIVQREGRYPAPAGVPANIPGLEYAGQVEDVGDAVTDLKVGDRVFGLVGGGAYAEYLVVHARATSKIPAHLSYEEAAAYPEAFITAYDAMVSQCRLSAGETVLISAAASGVGTAAVQIANAIGARPIGTTRSAVKAKRLRELGLEEVIVSADSNFADDVLKATKGAGVDVALELVGGDYISQNLKCVASRGRIVLVGLVGGVSCQLNLGLLLSKRIELRGTSLRARPLEEKIAVAQTFSRSLVPLIEEGKLKGVIDKTFPLEDAAAAHKFLESNESFGKAVLKV
- a CDS encoding transcriptional repressor; this translates as MTSHIEELLTTHGVKPTAQRAVIAEYLVGTDCHPTADEVFQAVSTKLPVSLSRATVYNTLNALVEAGVIKEVITDPGRVRYDANVSDHHHFVDVKTGQVYDIDAHKVSALKLDLAPEFSVNSYHVTIFGEVKK
- a CDS encoding tetratricopeptide repeat protein → MGVETVTKIAENNSRPDSEKNKPAKLIIDDRNLSIKEQQPLPTKTASVATTSSDNNAARPIVKDNWDKIAAVAPIISGMLIFLMGGYFTYAFNQQQLRLQEIQTIEKFIPHLMGSEQSKKAAILAMSQLTNPELAGKFANIFASTGTVSALQSMVENGNAHERGIATKALSDALESLAARETKLTAIQAEYQQAIQNKASAPEGDQDYMHNLSKLGEVYKLQGQSTLAEPLLKKSLAAREKLYGPENPQVADALRSLAELYQMNGNSQEAANYLKRAHAIEAKYAPKVTAETEQTASHALAARETVPLSEPEKSREIAEKAVSSNPGPSAAAAAAESRPAEEKKIRYVEAVEESKTKAE
- a CDS encoding KpsF/GutQ family sugar-phosphate isomerase; this translates as MPNSKESAQEIPTPAVNFEPSHAPTESALRAQGKAVLEMEALAIAAVAQRLDEQFDLAVKLLSACAGKVVVTGMGKSGHIATKLAATFASTGTPAFFVHPAELRHGDFGMLDEKDIVVALSGSGETSEIKLALDPIKRLGIPIIALTGNKNSTLAKHSNAILDVGVAREACPLNLAPTSSTTAALAMGDALAMVLMSQKGFRAEDFARSHPGGSLGQQLITVADIMRPEQEVPTVHISSGYTNVLQEIDKRRLGFTSVCDDDGKLQGIITDGDLRRALVNHAAAAFEKTAEQIMTKNPKTISTRSLAVEALRVMEKHAISDLLILDEKERPTGLIHLKDLLKAGII
- a CDS encoding serine/threonine-protein kinase is translated as MAVIFSRGDKLENGHYTVVKELGVGGMGVVYHCRDEQLMRDVAIKMLLPELMTDKSNVEIFRQEARLAAQLEHPNIVTVYEIGVEERQKKQHHYVSMEYLPGGNLANRVVSGPLAVEHCLNWMKQLASGLTFAHKRGVIHQDIKADNIFITTEGDLKIGDFGLARLLVGRVHYNSATKGMGTPAYMSPELCRGEPQDHRSDIYSLGVLFFEMATGQLPFRAGGMIEMATKHSSAPIPSAKRINPLIPDILDKVIRRMMAKTPEERYSNMSEVLTILDDLIFELRVARLGLGNRPLLRSGPVQVDPLLQQQFIQAKSAEVETSASLSPVTALDGTWARSPGDVARSESQNLRLPEVAEVRTGQSNLPRSESEELMAQLESSVAEQARLEKLTGKPHTEPVRQPRKQTDFVVSQRISKQPNSSNISAAPIDQRRVDQPGTNAPVVNAAKESTSASKNTHGQPDFNQPSGKTPLAAPRSGAPPVTPSQAAPVSAGAPPTIPSVTQPRISSSGLKAVPAGSLRAPIDQIWTFKTRGPIGWSSSPVIDKDNRIIYCASSDCHVYALDANSGELIWKYDSGGPILSSPVISGDRISVFNATGKVVTLSAKTGAKAWSFSCEDELLTTAVSYKDCLIVPTAKGRLVCLDQASGIIRWQQQMNEPIVSAPQRHADLLLFGTKSGYFHAVSADNGKSIWTFETASAIVASPAASVDSVYFGTSNGVFYALEADNGNLIWEYPTDKPVVSRAVIAFTSVIFASHDKWLYCCEKYDGSLKWKGAVRGKVIANLIVYKDLVLSASHEGWLQAFSSKTGEIKWQKDTERCLESAPLVVNDKLYMGSVEGELAAYSFHDV